From the genome of Erinaceus europaeus chromosome 1, mEriEur2.1, whole genome shotgun sequence:
ATGCCAAAGTGGTTTTTTTGGTCTCTcttgtaaataaatgttttttaaaagcaggAGTCTCTTGGTTGATGGTTCCTTATTTgactatttgaaaaagaaaacacactcaTATCAAACACATTTATTCTTTAAAGTGAAAAGTTCATAAAGGATAGTCAGCCACAGGAGAGTGAAATACTTAAGAGCAGAAAAATTGTGAGTACTAACCAAACTCCAAATACTGTCACAGCAGAATTATTCCAGTATGGCAGCTCTCCCCTACTAAAACTAATTAGGTTCTCAGTGGACCTCTCATTAGACATGCACACCGACAGAAGCAAACATTCTGAGCCTCTCATCTTTAAAATCTTACAAATTGATGCACACTCTAGTACAAGTATATTACAACACATCCCAAACATCCATTTTTAAGTATTGCCATTCTAGAGAAAATTGGGTAGGAACACCTGAAACAGCAAGACAAATAGAAGCAAAAACACACTGCTACTTGTATATGCAGCTGGATTCTTGAATTGAGAATCAGTGTCTGTCCTCACTTTCAACATCACATTGAAACAGTGTGGTAGGAAAATAAGTCACCTTCAATATGAAGGATCTGAATTGTGCACACTGACAACTCTCTCGAAGATGCAACAGTACTGCAGGAGGAGTGCCAGTATACAGTGTGGGCCTACTTAATGAGGCCAAACACTTACGGATTATCAGGTATTATCAGATGACCATTCAGACATTTGGGTTAAGCCACTGGTTTAATCAAGGCACTTGCAAAAAGCCATCCTTGGCATGACACAAAGTCTCTAAAGATTATTATTTGTTGATAATGGCATAGgggtgtttgtttgtcttttgtcAGGCAGCACTGAGAACCCAAGCACAATGCCTTGATCAGAAACAGTCACATGTGACATTAGGACTGCAAAGCCAGGTTGGCTTAAACTTTTCTTCAGATCATGTTTTTCTGGCAAATTATATCTGAGAAAGGTTTCTCTTAAATCTTGATTCTTTTGATTTATAATTCACCTTCCCCTAGTACCACACAACAACCCTAAGGTTTTCTGAGATTTTCTCCACTTGATACATATAATGGagcttcttctctgtcctataaatgaTTTCTCCAGGAGAAAAACTACAAAGCAGCCTCACATTTTCTCACCAACAGCTGAGCACTGGATCTCCCGTTCCTACTCTGATTTGACTGCAGAGCCCTTGTAAACACTTTTCGAACATGCCTCAGACCTTTAACACAGCTTTCTGTTACCTTCCGCTTGcttttcctctgtctttccttgCCTCATGCAAAAGCTAGTAAGTAAAAACGGAAGGAAAAagggcactgaaaaaaaaaaaagcattaactttcattttttaaaaaagaaaaaaatagggttCTGAACTGTTGCTTGATCCTCCCAAGCACAATTGGGTAATGTCACCCATGCAGAGCCATCACGAAACAAAGGTCTATCTTCTTTGTAGCCAGGTCTCAGAAACTCAAACCTAAACCCACTACAGGAAAGTAGCAATGACTTCCTACTATTGAGTAATATTGGCCTAGAACTACATGGAGAATATGACGGGTCAACACCAGTCTCCAAGTGGCTCAGTTCATCGGTAAGAGGCTAAGTTCTCCATCCTCCCCCAACTCTGCCACTCGGGGAAGAGCCCACTGGCCATCCTTGGACTGCCAAAGACTGTGGACTCTGACTCGCTCTTGGGGGGTGTCTGGTGGAACGCACAGTCCTGGGATGCCTGGGTCTGAACTCCATCAGGTTTCCATTGCACATGGACAATTCTATAATTCTGACCCTCATTGTTGTCCCAGAAGATCTGCCCATTGGCATGGTAAGAAATACAGAACTCAATTTTCTCCTTTGTTGGAATGACAGAGGGCAAGTCAATGGCAAAAGAGAAGGTGTCACTATCTGAGCCACCATATACATTCTTCATGTAAACACAGTCCACATCAGTGTAGCTTTTCCAACTATCAAAAGTGATGCGGATCTGAACCTTCTTCTCAAAGCTCACATTTTTCACTTTCACAGTCCCCGTCACTGTTCGCTCTTGTAAAGAGCAGTTCTCCAGACAGACAAAGTTCTTCTGAAAATGGTTCCGGAAATTTAAGTAGTCAGCTGAGGGTTGGGGGAAATCTAAAATCAAGTTTTTCTCCTCATGGAGTTTTAAACCAGAGGAGATATCACTGAGGTCCAAAAGATCAAACTGGAGATCCCACACTGGTTCTTCTGGGAAGTCAGAGAAGACGTGGATGGCAGTGAGGGAGAGGCCCTTGGAATCAGCAAACACCACTCGTTTTTTGGCCTGGTTGTGCGAATGTTTCCAATCACTCTGTGAGTCGGCTTCCTGTTTTATATTGAGGCATGGTTTCAGAGGTTTGAGTTTGTTCACAAAATGTCTTCTTTGGAAGTCGTTGTACGGTCCCAGGAAGCTCTTTAGAGGTGGTGAGTGAGCCAAGCACAGCCTCATAGCCACATCCACTGGCATGACAGAGCTTGTCAAAGGCCGTGGATCTAAAACATGGATCATTCTGGAATACAGTAAGAAGAAGAGATTGGTTATTACCTAGGTCTTGAATATTATTTCTCTGGCACCAATTATGTACATTATTTTTGTATTGACTAAATTATAAGCAGTGCAAGCAAGTATCAAGAAACTGCTACTGGATAttgcaaaagcaaacaaaattaaATGATCACGTCAGCATTCTGTGTTTGACTCTACCCTGGAATGGCTATGAGACTGAGTTAACTGCTTACAGCATCTAGGCATTTGACTCCCCCCTGAGTTAGGTGTGATCAAAGGGGCAagatggtggagcacctagtaaagtgcacacattaccatgctcaaggaccagggttcaagcccctagtccccacccatttgggggggggggaagctttataagtggtgaaacagtactaccGATGTCTcgctttcttcttttctgtttctctctttttctgtataaaaagaaagggggaaagaagaaaaatagccacCCAGAGTAGTGGAATTATTGTGCAGATACTTAGCCTCAGCAATAATTCTgatgggaaaggaaaaaaaagttaggtGTGAGCATAGGTCAGATAAACTTTGAGAACCATTTGCTCTGTTCTGGTCTAGGGTTCTCAAAATTATCTGGTCACAAAAAGTCTAGGAagttggtttttttctttctctttggcaCAGATTCCTGAAACTGAGAGCCACTGAGGCAAAAGCTCTGGGGGTAGGAACAAGACACAGATACATGTTTAAAGTTTCCCAAGGGATTCCAGTGTCTCGTTTCCTGGCCATGGTTCCAACCTCTGTGGCCTCCTCTCCACCTTTGCTGATTTTACTACTGAGTTGAGTACGCTTCTCTAGAAAGATGATatacttgaaaagaaagaaagaaaaacaataaaattctcATGGAACAGTTTTGACAGTGACAAGTTTAAAGGACTAAAGCCTAAAGAGTATCTCTTTTGCACTCTGGTTACCTAACTCTTCCTCACTTTTAACAAATGACCAACCAAATGCAAGTCagaatgttaactcttttcagccaccaggttccagatgctagcatgatgctgaccagacttccctggacagatgaccccatcaatgtgtactggagctccacttcctcagagccccaccctactagggaaagagagagacagactgggagtatggatcgaccagtcaacacccatgttcagcagggaagcaattacagaagccagaccttccaccctctgcaacctacaacaaccctggatccatactcccagagagatagagaatgggaaggctatcaggggagggggtgggatgtggagatggggatatgggaattgtgtgtaattatacccctcttattctatggttttgttaatgtctcctttcttaaataaaaaaaaaattttaaaaaataagatccaGAGATTGCTGAActtccaaaaacaaaaaaaaaaaaaaaaaaaaaaaaaaaaaaaaagaaaaagaaataaattcatgcacttagggtgggggagataggctgattatgcaaaagattttcatacctacagctccaggtcccaggtttaatcccctatacCACTAGAAATCAAAGCTgttcaatgctctggtaaaaataagtaagtaaataaaattaatttaaaaatttcaaaaatcatGCAGTTAAAGAAAAGCTTTATATAATCTTTTATATAGAAAAATGTctagggccaggtgttggcacacctggttgagtgcacatgctacaatgtacaaggacccaggttcaaatccctgagcccacctgcagggggaaagcttcataagtagtaaagcagtactacaggtgtctctctgtctctctccctctctttctcccccttcctttcaatttctggctatatctagccaataaataaataaagatagggaaAATGTCTATAATGAATCTACAATGAAGttgaaaatatacatataaagttaaaaatattgaaaattttAACAGGAAGTACACCAAAACATTAACAATTATCTTTGAAAGTGTAGATGTTAAGTATAATCAAACTATACaggatagatttttttctttatatttccttGTATTTTGTTTTGATAATCAATATAACTAGAACAGTAGTAAAATTACTTAAACTATAAGCACAGCTATGCACAGCAATACTAAATATCTATCAAGAAGGTTTTTTCAGGTCATTAGTCAGAAAaaccaaggacttggattttttttttcctatcttaaCCTTACAGATCAAAGGTGTGTGACTACACTGTACATGACATTTCTCAATCTAGCTTTAGAAACTCCACTTCAAGCACATAGGTAAAAGATCATTACAGTAAAAGTGAACAATAAAAGAGCATTTAAAGAATTGACTTTGTTagtcctgggatttttttttttttaaagacttgcaAACTTAGAACAGACAAATGAAAGCTAAATCTATATTTATGTGTCTAATAATAGTTTGCAGGCAAGATTTTTAGAGAAGCTTCCTAAGTTATGTCTGGAGTAGTTATTTAAAGAAGTCTAAAAAAGAATTGTTCGATTTGGTGGCTTTGTTTCATCTTTTCACTATTCACACTTATAAGTAAGACAGTTTTGAGATCTGTTTACTTCCTTAGAATTTTAAATCCTGGTCAAGaggggggtttttttgtttgttgttttttatggtaATTAGTTCAGTGTGTGAGATTGAGTTTACTATGGCAAAACCTCAGTAAGAAAAAGTGAAGAATGAATAAATGCAAACGTTCTGtagccccctccctctgccctcctCCCCAATCTCAAACTATGTAGCCAGCTGTCAGCCAGCTGTTTCCATAACTACAGACAAGATACATGTCCTTAGGACATTCGTGCAAGATCAGACCAAAAAACAGTTGGGATCCATGGGTTATTCACAACTAAAGCTGACTCAATAGGACAATAGGACAATTTCTGGTTTAGGATGGAGATCATCAAAATCAACTCTACTTAAGGAGCACACGGGAAATCTGCAAACCTCCTTAAGGCTGTCAGGTTCCAATTCTAAGTCAATTAACCCTCTTCTGGGGTCTCAACTTGCAGTGGTAACattgaaggagggaggaaaaaaaagtagcttCCTCACAGCTGCACGCTCCGCTCTACTCCCCGAAGAGAGTCTGCAATCAACCTACCTGGTGCAGCTCATTTGGCAAGAGAAGTGGCGGCGGATTCTAAGAGCCAGCACTCCGTTGCCTGCGCAAGTTCGCACGCCGCTCCGGGTGTTGCCGGCTCAGCCAAGTCCAGGGATTGCGGGTGTGGCGGGGCCTGAGTCACCAGTTATCTGCTGCGGACCACGTGAACCACTCCCGCGGGCCAATCGCCGGGCTTTGGGCCCCCAGTTCTGACCAACCAGCGCGCAGCTGGGACAGGAGGCCCAGTCCCGGGGAACGTGACCACCGTGGTGGACTTGCACATCTTAGGGACTCGCGGGCCGGCTGGCCCCAACTGTGCAAAGCGATCCAGGGAGAGCGAGGGAGGCGGTGAAGGCTGCACCGTAGTGCACGTATCGGCTCCTGGCCTGGAGAGCAAACCACACCCAGGCGGGGTGCCAGCCTAGCTGGGCTGCGGGATTGAACGCTTTTTGGCGTCTGTGCATTGTGAAAGCTGAACGCAAAAAATTGTAGCTCCCTCCCAAGCTATTATTTGCAATGTTTACATTGTTCATCTGTGCTTTTACTCTCTCAGTAAGAGAGATTCCTGAGCAATCAGACATTAACTGACTGTGACAGGGAGGTGGAGGGTGGTTAAGGTGAATCGACAAAAGTAGCTCCCAGTAATTAACAACTTCTTCAGCCAATGTCCGTAAAGCATGCAAATCCCCTCACAGCCAAGAAGCCATGTTTAATTAAAAGGTATTTTGTATTTCGACCTACTTCCTGTAGTGAGAAAACGAAAACCAGAAATGAAATGTTTTGgattttgattgtttgtttgtttgtttttggttcatGTTGCAAGTCAGTCACAGAGTCAGGGGTCAACCCAGATCCCTCGGTTTAGTTCTGATGTGCCTTGACAGTGATGCGgaaatcaaaatattaaaataccaCACGGTGATTTTCATGATTCTCCCAAGCCAGTTACTTTTGCTGAAGTTTTATTGTGTTGTTTAGTTGGGGGGAATTTTTAGACCATCAGAATCATGAATTTCTAAATCTAGCATAAGCTATTTCTACAAAACCTACATGGTAGGTTTGCTCTATTGACTTAGATACCCAATAATCAGTTAAGATGTGCAAACATtcctgtgcttaaactgctgctaAGTGGTGAATCTGTTAATACGGAGTTAGATATTAATGTCAGGGAGAGACTAAATTATTCTATCACTGAGGAAGATAATGCTTGACCTTGATTTTTCAAAATGAATATCCAGCTATAGTGTATCTTGTAGTTTCTCAGCCCTATCAAAACCTAGCTGGAGAGACATAGTCTTTGAGTTTAATACTGACTAGTTATGTGAACCTAGGCAAGTTCTAGCCTTAATTTCCTCATATGTAAATTAGATAATAAAGATGTTGTAATGATTATATAAAGTAGTACACAACAAACACCAGTGAGCAGTGCATGTATTAAACAACCCAACAGCTCTCAGACGTATCAATTGTTTCACTTATTACCACTGACAGCACATGCCTGAGTTAAAATATTGATAATAGCTACTTCCTGTTGAAGCTTTCACTTTGTGTCAAACACTATTGTATGTTATCCACTAATTCTCACAACAACAGTGGCAGTATATACTATTATTAATACCACTTTCAAACGAAGGCACTCAGAAGTCAAGATCTGCCCAAAATCTCACAGATAGATCTGAGATTAGAATCTCATTGATAGCAGGGCCATGACATTATGCCATACTGGCTTCCTTTAATCACTCACCAACACTGAAATTTTAGAGGTAGAAGGTTCCTTAGGTATGCTTTATTTCCAAGTCTTTATTTCACAGAAGAGGAACTCAGAGAATCTGAACTACTTGCCAGGGACAGTTAGGTGAAAATAAAAGTGAGAACACTTGGTAGTTTTTCCCCTCACTCATGATTGTGTGTTGGAGTAAAAGTGCATATTATCTACTAAAGTTATAGGAAAACAAATAAGAGAGTGTGGCCTCAGGAAAAAAGATGTGCATGTGTAGAAAATAGAGTATATTCTTCAAAAATGTTACCAGTTACTCTTTTTAGAATGTGATTATGAgtgattaaaatttttctttgtcattttgcTTCTCTgtgttttgaaatttttttctacAATAAGCATGGATTTCTTCTATAgtcaaaaaaaatcattttaaaaggttTTCAAAATTTTCATATCCAAGTAACATGTATAGCCTACCTGCTAGGTATCAGGAAATGTGTTGGAAGTTTTGTTTTCTCATACTCAAGCCATTGACTCAAACTGTTCTGCGTTTGCATTACTTTCCAATCATGCTGTTTTCTCTCCTGCCCCCTGGTGCATACTTAAACTATGGAAGGTACTCACTCCCAACTCCTTAAaaaggggaattgtgtggagttgtacccctcctaccctatggttttgttaattaatcctttcttaaataaaaaagaaaaagaaaaaaaaagggggggattcaGGAAAACAAGAACACCCTGCTATGAGGATTCAACTCCAATAAACCTCTAAATTAATGACCCCAGCCTCTCACTTCTTTTTCTCCAGCTTTACTTAGACATATTTGACATACAACATTGTGGAAGCTTAAGAAGGAGAGCAATGTTgatttgatatatttatatactttgaaaTTATTTTAGCCATTAACACCTCCACCAGGCACAAGATTATTTCTTTCAtggtaagaaaattttaaaaatctacactAGTTAGCGTCTACCAAGTACAATCAACACTGAACAATACAGATTTAAACTGTTAGGATTCACTTATACCTGgatttttcttcaataaatatgcCTAACCTTCCACAGTTCCCAGAGGCCATATTTTTAACCAGCCACAGATGTCAGTTAGTTGAATCTTAGAATGCAGAACCCACAGCTAAGGAGGGGTTATTTTATTACAAGGGATTTGAGCATCCGATTTTGGTACTGGAAGGGTGTCCTGAAAATTATCTCTAGTGCACAAAACGTTAAGCTTTTTTGAGAATCAAGTTATATTTGGCAGCCCGGGAGGAGTATAGTAGATAGAGTGCTGGACTGGTATAcattaagtcccaagttcaatccctggcactgcatatgccaaaagtgatgctctggttctctcactctctttcataaataaataaattaataaatcacttttaaaagtCATGTTCaggggctggagaaacagcacagtagttatgcaaacgaCTCTCAGtccgaggctctgagatcccaggttcaatccccaacaccaccataagacagagctgagcagtgccctggtctctcctttttttttttttaatcttttttattaccttcatttatatattggatagaaacagccagaaattaaaaggaaaggagcagggagagagagacctgctttaccacttgcaaaactttccctctgtaggagggaactaagggcttgaacctgggtctctgagcattgcagcatgtgtgcttgaccaggtgcaatACCACCTGGCACCTGGCCCAtctcttctcctctatctctttctctctgaaattgtcttgttaaaaataaataaatgtgggagttgggtggtagcacagcaggttaaggacaggtggtgcaaagtgcaaggacaggtgtaaggatcccagttcaagccccgggctccccacctacagggaggtcgcttcacaggcggtgaagcagatcggcaggtgtctatctttctctccctttctctatcttccccgcctctctccatttctctctttcctatctaacaatgatgacatcaataacaacaacaataataactacaacaagggcaacaaaaaggaaaataaataaatattaaatatatatgtaaagaaaattaaaaataaataaatgtattaaaaattcttAGAATGTCTATAAGAAGATTGTTGATGGAAAGGTAATGGATTTTTGTAAAATAAGTAAGTCATATTCACATGTTAATTTGTATGATATTGGTACTTAACCCCTCATGATCCAAAGATCATCTGTATATGCCTACTGTATATGTACAGTATTATAAGCCACAGAAGATTGTGCTCTTTGGCCAACATCTCATTTCCCTAGTCCTCTCCAATCTTTTGTTAGcccctattctattttatttctatgatttcaggggggttgtttgtttgttttgttttgttttgtaaatatttatttatttccttttgttgcccttgttttttattgttgtagttaattattattgttattgatgttgtcgttgttggataggatagagagaaatggagagaggaggggaagacagagaaggggagagatagacacctgcagacctgcttcaccacctgtgaagtgactcccctgatggtggggagtcgggggctccaaccagaatccttcctccggtccttgcgctt
Proteins encoded in this window:
- the PPP1R3C gene encoding protein phosphatase 1 regulatory subunit 3C, yielding MSCTRMIHVLDPRPLTSSVMPVDVAMRLCLAHSPPLKSFLGPYNDFQRRHFVNKLKPLKPCLNIKQEADSQSDWKHSHNQAKKRVVFADSKGLSLTAIHVFSDFPEEPVWDLQFDLLDLSDISSGLKLHEEKNLILDFPQPSADYLNFRNHFQKNFVCLENCSLQERTVTGTVKVKNVSFEKKVQIRITFDSWKSYTDVDCVYMKNVYGGSDSDTFSFAIDLPSVIPTKEKIEFCISYHANGQIFWDNNEGQNYRIVHVQWKPDGVQTQASQDCAFHQTPPKSESESTVFGSPRMASGLFPEWQSWGRMENLASYR